One genomic window of Acetobacter sp. includes the following:
- a CDS encoding NAD(P)H-dependent flavin oxidoreductase → MLIERLGLKVPVLQAPMAGVSTPRLAAAVSDAGALGSLGIGAMTVSAARDAIRQTRQLTRCPFGVNVFCHVSVPLPPEEAADWLHWLEPEFERFDARPPETLRQIYPSFLDGTAVLDMLLEERPACVSFHFGLPDMAAVRSLRAAGIMLLASVTSVREAELAEQAGMDVLIAQGYEAGGHRGVFDPSAPDAQADTKTLLATLKSVSGRPLIAAGGLMTGRDVVQMLDAGAVAGQLGTAFVACDESAASPAYRAALKDGDRVGTAMITAISGRPARGLRQKFQALADHPGCPQVPPYPYAYDAAKQLDAAARARDESGYGAFWAGTGVASVRPMPAARLVETLRGEIVGTG, encoded by the coding sequence ATGCTGATAGAACGTCTGGGTCTGAAAGTTCCGGTTCTGCAGGCCCCGATGGCCGGTGTTTCCACGCCTCGCCTCGCGGCTGCAGTTTCGGACGCCGGGGCGCTCGGTAGCCTTGGAATCGGTGCGATGACGGTGTCTGCCGCCCGTGACGCCATCCGTCAGACGAGGCAACTGACCCGCTGTCCGTTCGGCGTGAACGTCTTCTGTCACGTGTCCGTTCCGCTGCCTCCCGAAGAAGCGGCGGACTGGCTTCACTGGCTGGAGCCGGAATTTGAGCGCTTCGACGCTCGCCCCCCGGAAACATTGCGGCAGATCTATCCGTCCTTTCTGGATGGGACCGCCGTTCTGGACATGCTGCTTGAAGAACGGCCCGCCTGTGTGAGTTTTCACTTCGGTCTGCCCGATATGGCGGCGGTTCGGTCTCTCAGGGCCGCGGGGATCATGCTGCTGGCGAGTGTGACCAGTGTGCGGGAAGCCGAACTGGCGGAGCAGGCCGGAATGGATGTTCTGATCGCTCAGGGCTATGAGGCCGGAGGGCATCGCGGCGTCTTCGATCCTTCGGCTCCCGATGCACAGGCCGACACGAAGACGCTTCTCGCCACACTGAAGTCTGTGAGCGGACGGCCCCTTATCGCGGCCGGTGGTCTTATGACCGGTCGTGATGTGGTGCAGATGCTGGATGCGGGCGCGGTCGCCGGACAGCTTGGAACGGCGTTTGTCGCCTGCGATGAAAGTGCGGCGTCTCCTGCCTATCGTGCCGCCCTGAAGGATGGCGACAGGGTGGGAACCGCGATGATCACGGCGATTTCTGGACGTCCGGCCCGTGGCCTGCGTCAGAAATTTCAGGCGCTGGCCGATCACCCGGGTTGTCCGCAAGTGCCGCCTTATCCCTATGCGTATGATGCGGCGAAACAACTCGATGCCGCAGCCCGCGCTCGGGACGAATCAGGATATGGCGCGTTCTGGGCCGGGACGGGCGTGGCCAGTGTGCGACCGATGCCGGCGGCCCGGCTTGTGGAAACGCTCAGAGGGGAGATTGTCGGCACGGGCTGA
- the ilvD gene encoding dihydroxy-acid dehydratase has translation MAGYRSRTTTHGRNMAGARSLWRATGMTDADFGKPIIAVANSFTQFVPGHVHLRDLGQLVCEAIAEAGGVGREFNTIAVDDGIAMGHGGMLYSLPSRELIADAVEYMVNAHCADALVCISNCDKITPGMLMAAMRLNIPVVFVSGGPMEAGHVKDGEIDKAIDLVSSMVAAAAPGVTQEESDIIERSACPTCGSCSGMFTANSMNCLTEALGLSLPGNGSLVATHADRRELFLKAGKLAVELAKRYYEQGDSSVLPRSIATFEAFENAMTVDIAMGGSTNTVLHLLAAAHEGEVPFTMADIDRLSRRVSNLCKVAPSKADVHMENVHRAGGVQAIMGELDRMKLLHSGIPMVHSKSVSEALAQWDIGGETATDEARTFYKAAPGGVRTTQAFSQASRYKELDLDREKGAIRSGDHAFSKEGGLAVLYGNIAEDGAIVKTAGVAEGLLTFSGPARVFESQDAAVSAILGDRIKAGDVVVIRYEGPKGGPGMQEMLYPTSYLKSKGLAESCALITDGRFSGGSSGLSIGHISPEAAEGGAIGLIEDGDIIEIDIPNRVLKVVLPESELSARRQKMDDRGVEAWKPVRERVVSTALKAYAALTTSAARGAVRDLAQLDRRSSR, from the coding sequence ATGGCCGGTTACCGCTCCCGCACCACCACCCACGGTCGCAATATGGCCGGAGCCCGCAGCCTCTGGCGCGCCACGGGCATGACGGATGCGGATTTCGGTAAGCCGATTATCGCTGTCGCCAATTCCTTTACCCAGTTCGTCCCCGGTCACGTCCATCTGAGAGATCTTGGTCAGCTTGTCTGCGAAGCCATCGCGGAGGCTGGCGGTGTCGGACGTGAATTCAACACCATCGCGGTCGATGACGGCATCGCCATGGGCCACGGTGGCATGCTCTACAGCCTGCCCTCGCGCGAACTGATCGCAGATGCCGTGGAATACATGGTCAACGCCCATTGCGCCGACGCGCTGGTCTGCATCAGCAACTGCGACAAGATCACGCCGGGCATGCTGATGGCCGCCATGCGTCTGAACATCCCCGTGGTGTTCGTCTCCGGTGGCCCGATGGAAGCCGGTCATGTGAAGGACGGCGAGATCGACAAGGCCATCGATCTGGTCTCCTCCATGGTCGCCGCCGCCGCACCCGGCGTCACGCAGGAAGAGTCCGACATCATCGAGCGCTCGGCCTGCCCGACCTGCGGTTCCTGCTCGGGCATGTTCACCGCCAACTCGATGAACTGTCTGACCGAGGCGCTCGGCCTGTCGCTGCCGGGCAACGGCAGTCTCGTCGCCACCCATGCCGACCGGCGTGAGCTGTTCCTGAAAGCAGGCAAGCTCGCCGTCGAACTGGCCAAGCGTTATTACGAGCAGGGCGACAGCAGCGTTCTGCCGCGCTCCATCGCCACGTTTGAAGCGTTCGAGAACGCCATGACCGTCGATATCGCCATGGGCGGCTCGACCAACACCGTGCTGCACCTTCTTGCCGCCGCCCATGAAGGCGAGGTGCCGTTCACCATGGCCGATATCGACCGGCTGTCCCGTCGCGTGTCGAACCTCTGCAAGGTCGCGCCGTCCAAGGCCGATGTGCATATGGAAAATGTCCATCGCGCCGGTGGCGTGCAGGCCATCATGGGCGAACTCGACCGCATGAAGCTGCTGCATAGCGGAATCCCGATGGTTCATTCGAAAAGCGTCTCTGAAGCGCTGGCGCAGTGGGATATTGGCGGCGAGACCGCGACCGATGAAGCCCGCACTTTCTACAAGGCCGCTCCCGGAGGTGTTCGCACCACGCAGGCGTTCTCGCAGGCCAGCCGTTACAAGGAACTGGATCTCGACCGTGAAAAGGGCGCGATCCGCTCCGGCGATCATGCATTCAGCAAGGAAGGCGGTCTCGCCGTGCTGTATGGCAACATCGCTGAAGACGGCGCCATCGTGAAAACTGCTGGTGTGGCCGAGGGTCTTCTGACTTTCTCTGGCCCAGCCCGTGTGTTCGAGAGTCAGGATGCCGCTGTGTCCGCCATTCTTGGCGACCGTATCAAGGCCGGTGATGTGGTGGTGATCCGCTACGAAGGACCGAAGGGTGGTCCGGGCATGCAGGAAATGCTCTACCCGACCTCCTACCTGAAATCGAAGGGGCTGGCCGAGTCCTGTGCGCTTATCACCGATGGTCGTTTCTCGGGCGGCAGCTCGGGTCTGTCCATCGGCCATATCTCCCCGGAAGCGGCGGAAGGTGGCGCGATCGGTCTGATCGAAGATGGCGACATCATCGAGATCGATATTCCGAACCGCGTGCTCAAGGTGGTGCTGCCGGAGTCCGAACTGTCAGCCCGCCGCCAGAAGATGGATGACCGGGGTGTTGAGGCATGGAAGCCGGTGCGTGAGCGTGTGGTCTCCACGGCGCTCAAGGCTTACGCAGCGCTGACGACCAGCGCGGCGCGTGGTGCTGTGCGTGATCTGGCGCAGTTGGATCGTCGTTCTTCTCGGTGA
- a CDS encoding excinuclease ABC subunit UvrA produces MDMPNETKDLIRSRDDGFVHVRGAREHNLKNISVDLPRDSLVVFTGVSGSGKSSLAFGTLYAEAQRRYLESVSPYARRLFQQMPVPDVDSVDGLPPAIALQQQRGGSSGRSSVGSITTLSNLLRMLYSRAGTYPAGMTRLEAESFSPNTPMGACKRCHGLGRIHDVTEASMVPDDSLSIRDRAVASWPTAWQGQNLRDILITMGVDVDCPWHDLPKKTRDWILFTDETPTYPVYPGFTHEQVQRAIARGLEPGYQGTFTGARRYILQTFANSQSAMMRKRVEAFMTSTDCPDCHGQRLNADALRVTFGGYNIAAMTALPLETIAATLRTSVDANPGEDATAIAAGRIVEDMVARIGVLENLGLGYLQMDRGVQTLSPGEYQRLRLGTQVHSNLFGVVYVLDEPSAGLHPADTQALLTALDRLRNAGNSLFLVEHNLDIVRNAEWIVDVGPQAGTRGGEILYSGPLAGLKDIEGSRTRDYVFAATSKVRHTPRNPSGWLKLDAVNWNNLNGLSASFPLGVFTSVTGVSGSGKSSLVSQVLTTIVAKALGQALSEMDEEENTLAASAHAGEPEGRIVEGLEVIKRLVVIDQKPIGRTPRSNLATYTGLFDTIRKLHAGTELARTRKYDAGHFSFNLPKGRCPTCEGAGSTMVELLFLPSVYAPCPACHGARYRPEILEVTYRGKSIAGVLDMNVDAACTFFAEDAGPAQALTTLQRGGLGHLKLGQPATELSGGEAQRIKLATELQKQRRGHTLYVLDEPTTGLHPSDADRLMDHLHELVDGGNTVIVAEHDMRLVARGDWVIDLGPGAGNKGGHIVAEGTPHTVAHVKGSVTAPFLERYTG; encoded by the coding sequence ATGGACATGCCGAACGAGACGAAAGACCTGATCCGGAGCCGGGATGACGGCTTCGTCCATGTCCGTGGCGCACGCGAGCACAATCTGAAAAACATCAGCGTGGACCTGCCACGAGACAGTCTTGTCGTGTTCACCGGCGTTTCCGGCTCCGGCAAATCATCGCTCGCGTTCGGCACGCTCTATGCCGAGGCGCAGCGTCGTTATCTCGAATCCGTCTCACCCTATGCACGTCGTCTGTTCCAGCAAATGCCTGTTCCAGACGTGGACAGTGTGGATGGGCTTCCACCCGCCATAGCGCTCCAGCAGCAGCGGGGCGGCAGTTCGGGGAGATCATCCGTCGGCAGTATTACGACACTCTCCAACCTTCTACGGATGCTCTACTCCCGCGCCGGCACCTATCCCGCAGGCATGACGCGTCTGGAAGCGGAATCCTTCTCGCCGAATACGCCGATGGGAGCCTGCAAACGCTGCCACGGGCTGGGCCGCATCCATGATGTGACGGAAGCGAGCATGGTGCCGGATGACTCTCTCAGCATCCGTGACCGGGCCGTCGCGTCATGGCCGACAGCGTGGCAGGGACAGAACCTGCGTGACATCCTCATCACCATGGGCGTGGATGTGGATTGTCCCTGGCATGATCTGCCGAAAAAGACACGCGACTGGATTCTGTTCACTGACGAGACGCCGACCTATCCGGTCTATCCCGGTTTCACGCATGAACAGGTGCAACGCGCCATCGCCCGTGGGCTGGAACCCGGCTATCAGGGCACATTCACCGGCGCGCGCCGCTACATTCTCCAGACATTCGCCAACTCGCAGAGCGCCATGATGCGCAAGCGGGTCGAGGCGTTCATGACGTCCACCGACTGCCCGGACTGTCACGGCCAGCGACTGAACGCCGATGCGCTGCGCGTGACGTTCGGCGGCTACAACATCGCGGCCATGACGGCCCTGCCGCTGGAAACCATCGCAGCGACATTGCGAACATCGGTTGACGCGAACCCCGGCGAAGATGCGACAGCCATCGCCGCCGGGCGCATTGTCGAAGACATGGTTGCGCGTATCGGCGTTCTTGAAAATCTTGGACTGGGCTATCTGCAAATGGATCGCGGTGTGCAGACGCTCTCGCCCGGTGAGTATCAGCGCCTGCGTCTTGGCACACAGGTCCACTCCAATCTCTTCGGCGTGGTCTATGTGCTGGACGAGCCTTCCGCCGGACTGCATCCCGCTGATACGCAGGCGCTGCTTACCGCCCTCGACCGTCTGCGCAACGCCGGAAACTCCCTTTTTCTTGTCGAGCACAATCTCGATATCGTCCGCAACGCGGAGTGGATCGTGGATGTCGGGCCGCAGGCAGGCACGCGTGGCGGTGAGATCCTGTATTCCGGGCCGCTCGCAGGGCTGAAAGACATCGAGGGTTCGCGAACACGGGATTACGTGTTTGCCGCCACATCGAAAGTCCGCCACACACCGCGCAATCCATCCGGATGGTTGAAACTGGATGCTGTAAACTGGAACAATCTGAACGGGCTTTCCGCTTCGTTCCCGCTTGGCGTGTTCACGTCCGTCACCGGCGTATCCGGTTCAGGAAAATCCTCGCTGGTCAGTCAGGTTCTCACAACAATCGTCGCCAAAGCGCTTGGTCAGGCATTGTCCGAAATGGATGAGGAAGAGAACACGCTTGCCGCATCAGCGCATGCCGGCGAACCGGAAGGCCGTATTGTGGAAGGGCTGGAAGTCATCAAACGTCTTGTGGTGATCGACCAGAAGCCCATCGGTCGAACACCTCGTTCAAATCTTGCGACCTATACGGGGCTTTTCGATACCATCCGTAAGCTGCACGCCGGGACCGAGCTGGCGCGGACACGCAAATACGATGCAGGCCATTTCTCATTCAATCTTCCGAAGGGCCGTTGTCCAACCTGCGAAGGCGCCGGATCGACCATGGTGGAACTTCTGTTCCTGCCCAGTGTTTATGCGCCGTGCCCCGCCTGTCACGGTGCGCGCTACAGGCCTGAGATTCTGGAAGTAACCTATCGCGGCAAATCCATCGCCGGGGTGCTCGACATGAATGTCGATGCCGCCTGCACATTTTTTGCCGAGGATGCCGGTCCTGCACAGGCTCTGACCACGCTTCAGCGCGGCGGTCTTGGACACCTCAAGCTCGGTCAGCCTGCAACGGAACTGTCAGGTGGCGAAGCGCAGCGGATCAAACTGGCGACAGAGCTGCAAAAACAGCGTCGTGGTCACACGCTTTACGTTCTCGATGAACCGACGACCGGTCTGCATCCATCGGACGCCGACCGCCTGATGGATCATCTGCATGAACTGGTGGATGGCGGCAACACCGTGATCGTCGCCGAACACGATATGCGTCTGGTGGCGCGTGGTGACTGGGTGATCGATCTCGGACCGGGTGCAGGCAATAAAGGCGGTCACATCGTGGCGGAAGGAACGCCACACACGGTCGCGCATGTGAAGGGGAGTGTGACGGCGCCGTTTCTGGAGCGGTATACGGGGTAG
- a CDS encoding deaminated glutathione amidase, whose product MKVALGQFAVAPEWSTNLAQCVSLIDKATAEGAKLLVLPESIIAADMNDPRITVRTAQPLDGPFVTGLIDALADKDLTVICCIAVPAEPVLTHNCQIVLNASGLVASYRKLHLYDAFSMKESNDYIPGTELPPIVQVGNIKVGLMTCYDVRFPEIARSLAVRGADLLTVPAAWVRGPGKEWHWEVMVTARALENTCYVAAVGECGPRNIGCSMMVDPLGVAVARAGIAPDLIFADVDPERIRATREVLPVLANRRFRDPELG is encoded by the coding sequence ATGAAAGTCGCTCTCGGACAGTTCGCTGTTGCTCCGGAATGGAGCACCAATCTCGCACAGTGCGTGTCGCTGATCGACAAGGCGACGGCGGAAGGAGCAAAGCTTCTTGTTCTGCCGGAGAGCATCATTGCTGCCGACATGAACGACCCCCGCATCACCGTGCGTACGGCGCAGCCGCTTGACGGCCCCTTTGTCACCGGTCTGATCGACGCTCTGGCGGACAAGGATCTGACGGTCATCTGCTGCATCGCCGTGCCAGCCGAACCGGTTCTGACCCATAACTGCCAGATCGTGCTCAACGCGTCCGGTCTGGTCGCCAGTTATCGCAAGCTGCACCTGTACGACGCCTTCAGCATGAAGGAATCGAACGACTATATCCCCGGCACGGAACTCCCCCCCATCGTGCAGGTCGGCAATATCAAGGTCGGACTGATGACCTGTTACGATGTGCGCTTCCCCGAAATAGCCCGTTCGCTGGCCGTACGGGGCGCTGATCTGCTGACGGTGCCCGCTGCCTGGGTACGGGGTCCCGGCAAGGAATGGCACTGGGAAGTGATGGTCACCGCACGGGCACTGGAAAATACCTGCTACGTGGCCGCCGTCGGCGAATGCGGGCCTCGCAATATCGGGTGCAGCATGATGGTCGATCCGCTGGGCGTGGCGGTGGCTCGGGCAGGCATCGCACCAGACCTGATCTTCGCCGATGTGGACCCCGAGCGCATCCGCGCGACCCGTGAGGTGCTGCCTGTACTGGCAAACCGCCGCTTCAGGGACCCCGAGCTTGGATAG
- a CDS encoding SelT/SelW/SelH family protein: MTETAHRVSIRYCTQCNWLLRSAWMAQELLSTFGTDLSEVALCPDTGGIFEIRVNDVVVWERVRDGGFPGPKDLKKKVRDVIAPERDLGHVDR; encoded by the coding sequence ATGACCGAAACGGCTCACCGAGTCTCGATCCGCTATTGCACGCAGTGCAACTGGCTCCTGCGTTCGGCGTGGATGGCGCAGGAACTGCTCTCCACGTTCGGCACAGACCTGTCGGAAGTGGCGCTGTGTCCTGATACGGGTGGCATATTCGAGATCAGGGTGAATGATGTTGTGGTGTGGGAGCGCGTGCGGGACGGGGGTTTTCCGGGTCCGAAGGACCTGAAGAAAAAGGTGCGCGACGTGATCGCTCCTGAGCGCGATCTGGGACATGTGGATCGGTAA
- a CDS encoding YnfA family protein: MSLIIYILAAFVEIAGCFSFWAWLREGRSPLWLLPGCASLVAFAWLLTLINTDAAGRSYAAYGGVYIAVALFWLWSVEGVQPDRADYIGVALCLAGTAVILLSPHNT; encoded by the coding sequence ATGTCCCTGATCATCTACATACTCGCAGCCTTCGTTGAAATTGCAGGATGTTTTTCATTCTGGGCCTGGCTGCGGGAGGGGCGTTCGCCGCTCTGGCTGCTGCCGGGATGCGCTTCGCTCGTGGCGTTTGCGTGGCTGCTTACGCTGATCAACACCGATGCCGCGGGTCGGTCCTATGCCGCCTATGGAGGCGTCTATATCGCGGTAGCGCTTTTCTGGCTCTGGAGCGTTGAAGGGGTCCAGCCGGATCGGGCTGACTATATCGGTGTTGCGTTGTGTCTTGCCGGCACCGCCGTCATTCTGCTTTCACCACACAACACCTGA
- the queE gene encoding 7-carboxy-7-deazaguanine synthase, producing MSYAVKELFHTLQGEGGQTGRSAVFCRFAGCNLWTGRETDREKAVCRFCDTDFIGTDGEGGGRFADAAALAKAIAETWALPEHDQRFVVFTGGEPLLQLDAALIDAVHQEGFMIAVESNGTIAAPEGIDWLCISPKAGSEWVQKSGHELKLVYPQPELDPADMTDLDFGQFWLQPMDGPDRVANTESVVRYCLDHPHWRLSLQTHKLIGIP from the coding sequence ATGAGTTACGCTGTTAAGGAACTTTTCCATACATTGCAGGGCGAAGGCGGCCAGACCGGCCGCTCCGCTGTTTTCTGCCGTTTTGCCGGCTGCAATCTCTGGACCGGTCGGGAAACGGACAGGGAAAAGGCTGTCTGCCGTTTCTGCGATACCGATTTTATCGGCACGGACGGTGAGGGCGGCGGCCGTTTTGCGGACGCTGCCGCACTCGCCAAAGCCATCGCGGAGACCTGGGCGCTTCCGGAGCATGATCAGCGTTTTGTGGTGTTCACCGGCGGTGAACCGCTTCTCCAGCTTGATGCGGCGCTCATTGACGCGGTTCATCAGGAAGGATTCATGATCGCCGTGGAGAGCAACGGCACCATTGCTGCGCCCGAAGGCATCGACTGGCTTTGTATCAGCCCGAAAGCGGGTTCGGAGTGGGTCCAGAAAAGCGGTCACGAGCTGAAACTGGTCTATCCGCAGCCTGAACTGGACCCGGCGGACATGACAGATCTCGACTTCGGACAGTTCTGGTTACAGCCGATGGATGGGCCTGATCGCGTTGCCAATACCGAGTCTGTGGTCCGATACTGTCTTGATCATCCGCACTGGCGCCTGTCTCTTCAGACTCACAAGCTCATCGGGATTCCCTGA
- the queC gene encoding 7-cyano-7-deazaguanine synthase QueC, which produces MSFLSSSTDGALVVFSGGQDSATCLAWALDRFPRVETLGFDYGQRHAVELTCRETLRDGMAALRGDWKERLGPDHTLELDALGKVSDTALTRETEIRMTETGLPSTFVPGRNLIFLSFAAALAYRRGLRHIVTGVCETDYSGYPDCRDDTIKALQVALNLGMDSRFVLHTPLMWIDKAQTWRLAETLGGEPLVTLINQESHSCYLGTRGRLHAWGHGCGTCPACELRKAGWTAYEALHQATHSGNDRHG; this is translated from the coding sequence ATGTCTTTCCTGTCCTCATCAACAGACGGCGCGCTTGTGGTCTTCTCCGGCGGGCAGGATTCGGCGACCTGTCTCGCCTGGGCGCTTGATCGGTTTCCCCGCGTGGAGACGCTGGGATTCGACTACGGCCAACGTCACGCTGTTGAGCTGACCTGCCGCGAGACGCTGCGTGACGGCATGGCGGCCCTTCGAGGCGACTGGAAGGAGCGGCTCGGCCCGGACCATACGCTGGAACTCGATGCGCTCGGAAAAGTATCGGATACGGCGCTGACCCGTGAGACTGAAATCCGGATGACGGAAACAGGTCTGCCCAGCACGTTCGTCCCCGGTCGGAATCTGATTTTCCTGAGCTTTGCCGCCGCGCTCGCCTATCGGCGCGGGCTGCGTCACATTGTCACAGGCGTCTGCGAGACCGACTATTCAGGTTATCCCGACTGTCGGGATGATACGATCAAGGCGCTTCAGGTGGCGCTGAATCTCGGAATGGATTCGCGCTTCGTCCTGCATACGCCGCTGATGTGGATCGACAAGGCGCAGACATGGCGGCTGGCCGAAACGCTTGGTGGTGAACCGCTGGTGACACTTATCAATCAGGAAAGCCATAGCTGCTATCTCGGGACACGCGGCAGGCTTCATGCATGGGGGCATGGATGCGGTACCTGCCCGGCCTGTGAGTTGCGCAAGGCGGGCTGGACTGCGTACGAGGCGCTGCATCAGGCCACGCACAGCGGAAATGACAGACATGGTTGA
- a CDS encoding 6-pyruvoyl trahydropterin synthase family protein encodes MVDLIFTRRFSMGHRLIHGASESCALPHGHNEFVTVRLEPTGLKPLDGVSNMPVSFQRAKSGWHRFVDERLDHALQLAEDDPLLAWFRVHEPARAGRIIVTPGDPTTEMMACLLKAKLDAMLAADGAILRCTTMTLQETPTNTVEFSGDPLPMLPIPRPADQCWWRRPDMSIAD; translated from the coding sequence ATGGTTGATCTGATCTTCACCCGACGTTTTTCGATGGGGCATCGGCTGATTCACGGTGCGAGCGAAAGCTGCGCCCTGCCGCATGGTCATAACGAGTTTGTCACCGTGCGTCTTGAGCCGACAGGTCTGAAGCCGCTGGATGGTGTGTCGAACATGCCGGTCTCGTTCCAGCGGGCCAAAAGCGGCTGGCACAGGTTTGTTGACGAGAGACTGGATCATGCCCTGCAACTGGCGGAGGATGATCCGTTGCTGGCGTGGTTTCGCGTCCATGAGCCGGCGAGAGCCGGGCGGATCATCGTGACGCCGGGTGATCCGACCACCGAGATGATGGCCTGTCTGCTGAAGGCCAAGCTGGATGCCATGCTTGCCGCCGATGGAGCCATTCTGCGCTGCACGACAATGACATTGCAGGAAACGCCGACCAACACGGTGGAGTTCTCCGGTGACCCGCTGCCCATGCTTCCCATACCTCGCCCCGCCGATCAGTGCTGGTGGCGGCGGCCCGACATGAGCATTGCGGACTGA
- a CDS encoding glycosyltransferase produces MPAAPLSSASLPGHVWFDVEDLFEYGRTNTRPSGIQRVAFEIQRAMCSLPGMQKRVGFLRHSLDGRRFVIVSHEEVEALYERLTAQAGQGDGLVCHGSSGENPAPSRLRRVALQLPVAVRVPLGQLVAHQSAVLRDLSALVRGGLATFRQARRQRDAGPRQLFLPASHDSILALGAPWAHPDYGVLINHYRHRYGVTFGLLVHDIIPLLYPEWCPAGLPRVFRRWLASTLPACDQVFSVSQATRNDLERLFPGVTARSIRMGTMKTAGSKTDDAPLAMNRPYVLSVGTLEVRKNHLLLFRLWRRLLTEHRGEDIPQLVLVGSPGWLAEDLMGQLRNSDFLDGYVTLILRPSDTRLDTLYRNALFTIVPSFYEGWGLPVSESLIRGKVCLASDRGALVEAGQGLAVHFDPDNLNDALEKIRPLLFGADTLAEMTQRVEADFRPTAWNCAAQEMLQTLCATTEDIAPIK; encoded by the coding sequence ATGCCAGCCGCGCCCCTTTCTTCAGCCTCCCTACCCGGACATGTCTGGTTCGATGTCGAGGATCTGTTTGAATATGGCCGCACCAACACACGCCCTAGCGGCATCCAGCGGGTTGCTTTCGAAATCCAGCGGGCCATGTGCTCGCTGCCGGGCATGCAGAAACGGGTCGGTTTTCTGAGGCACAGTCTGGACGGGCGTCGGTTCGTCATTGTGTCGCATGAGGAAGTCGAGGCGCTTTACGAACGTCTTACCGCACAGGCGGGGCAGGGTGACGGGCTGGTCTGCCACGGCAGTTCCGGAGAAAATCCGGCTCCCTCCCGCCTCAGGCGCGTCGCCCTGCAACTGCCTGTCGCGGTGCGTGTGCCCTTGGGACAACTGGTCGCTCATCAGAGCGCAGTTCTGCGGGATCTGTCCGCGTTGGTGCGGGGAGGGCTTGCCACCTTCCGTCAGGCCAGACGGCAGAGAGACGCCGGTCCCCGACAGCTTTTCCTGCCTGCATCGCACGATAGCATTCTGGCGCTGGGCGCGCCGTGGGCGCATCCCGATTACGGCGTGCTCATCAACCATTACCGACATCGTTACGGCGTGACATTCGGGTTGCTGGTGCATGACATCATCCCATTGCTTTATCCGGAATGGTGTCCTGCGGGTCTGCCCCGCGTTTTTCGGCGCTGGCTGGCCTCCACACTGCCGGCCTGCGATCAGGTGTTTTCAGTCTCTCAAGCCACGCGGAACGATCTTGAAAGGCTGTTTCCCGGTGTCACAGCCCGTTCGATCCGGATGGGCACCATGAAAACCGCCGGATCGAAAACAGACGACGCTCCGCTTGCCATGAACCGTCCCTATGTCCTGTCCGTGGGGACATTGGAGGTCCGCAAGAATCACCTGCTCCTCTTCCGTCTCTGGCGACGGCTGCTGACCGAGCACAGGGGGGAGGACATCCCCCAGCTTGTTCTTGTCGGATCGCCGGGATGGCTGGCGGAAGACCTGATGGGACAGCTCAGAAACAGCGATTTTCTGGACGGGTATGTCACGCTCATTCTGCGCCCTTCTGACACGCGGCTCGATACGCTTTACCGGAACGCGCTGTTTACGATCGTGCCGTCCTTCTACGAAGGCTGGGGACTGCCCGTGTCGGAAAGCCTCATACGCGGCAAGGTGTGTCTGGCGTCCGATCGCGGAGCGCTGGTGGAAGCGGGCCAAGGGCTGGCCGTGCATTTTGACCCGGACAATCTCAACGATGCTCTGGAAAAGATCAGGCCGCTTCTGTTCGGAGCCGACACGCTTGCCGAGATGACGCAGCGGGTTGAAGCAGACTTCAGGCCAACAGCGTGGAATTGCGCGGCGCAGGAGATGCTTCAGACGCTCTGCGCCACGACAGAAGACATCGCCCCCATAAAGTAA
- a CDS encoding LapA family protein, whose amino-acid sequence MIRLILLVPFLLALILFAASNQESSQMWFLTYSWSSSVGVLALLIAFGGLLLGAFGVWVSELGQRRRARKAEVRNRELETTVASQTAELERLQTQIRLAAVTNAAPPITTTITPITPPSPSAV is encoded by the coding sequence ATGATTCGTCTTATCCTGCTTGTCCCCTTTCTTCTGGCCCTGATCCTGTTTGCCGCGAGCAATCAGGAGTCCTCGCAGATGTGGTTCCTGACCTATAGCTGGTCCTCATCCGTCGGCGTGCTGGCCCTGCTGATCGCCTTTGGCGGCCTGCTGCTTGGCGCGTTCGGCGTCTGGGTCAGCGAACTGGGGCAGCGTCGCCGGGCCAGAAAGGCCGAAGTGCGTAACAGGGAGTTGGAAACAACCGTCGCCAGCCAGACGGCGGAGCTTGAGCGTCTACAGACGCAGATCCGTCTTGCCGCCGTAACCAACGCTGCCCCGCCGATTACAACGACAATCACACCGATTACACCTCCATCCCCTTCGGCGGTCTGA